A single Aulosira sp. FACHB-615 DNA region contains:
- a CDS encoding HAMP domain-containing protein, producing the protein MATEQLTRESDNLDLKQLLKTLTAVKKGDFSVRMSVENTGLAGKIADTLNDIIEQNERMALELQRIGNVVGKEGKITERASLGTVRGSWSDCVNSVNTLITDLVQPTAETTRVIRAVANGDLSQTIATEIDGKPLKGEFLQTANIVNTMVDRLGSFASEVTRVAREVGTEGKLGVQAEVRGVAGTWKDLTDNVNLMAGNLTGQVRNIAEVATAIANGDLSKKITVNVKGEILELKNTVNTMVDQLNSFASEVTRVAREVGTEGKLGVQAEVRGVAGTWKDLTDNVNLMAGNLTGQVRNIAEVATAIANGDLSKKITVDVKGEILELKNTINIMVDQLSSFVSEVTRVAREVGSEGKLGVQADVKGVAGTWKDLTDSVNFMAGSLTAQVRNIAEVTTAVANGDLSKKITVDVKGEILELKNTINTMVDQLNSFASEVTRVAREVGTEGKLGVQAEVRGVAGTWKDLTDNVNLMAGNLTGQVRNIAEVATAIANGDLSKKITVDVKGEILELKNTINIMVDQLSSFASEVTRVAREVGSEGKLGVQADVRGVAGTWKDLTDSVNFMAGSLTAQVRNIAEVTTAVANGDLSKKITVDVKGEILELKNTINTMVDQLNSFASEVTRVAREVGSEGKLGVQAEVRGVAGTWKDLTDSVNFMAGSLTAQVRNIADVTTAVANGDLSKKITVDVKGEILELKNTINTMVDQLSSFASEVTRVAREVGTEGKLGVQAEVRGVAGTWKDLTGAVNMMAGNLTDQVRSIAEVATAIANGDLSKKITVQVKGEILELKNTINIMVDQLNSFASEVTRVAREVGSEGKLGVQADVKGVAGTWKDLTDSVNFMAGSLTAQVRNIAAVTTAVANGDLSKKISVDVKGEILELKNTVNTMVDQLNSFASEVTRVAREVGTEGKLGVQAEVKGVAGTWKDLTDSVNFMAGSLTAQVRNIAEVTTAVANGDLSKKITVDVKGEILELKNTINTMVDQLNSFASEVTRVAREVGTEGKLGVQAYVRGVGGTWKDLTDNVNSMAGNLTAQVRNIAEVTKAVANGDLSKKITVDVKGEILDLKNTINTMVDQLSSFASEVTRVAREVGTEGKLGGQALVQGVAGTWKDLTDNVNSMAGNLTAQVRGIARVVTAVANGDLKRKLMLDAKGEIETLAETINEMIDTLATFANQVTTVAREVGIEGKLGGQARVPGAAGTWKDLTDNVNELAATLTTQLRAIAEVATAVTKGDLTRSISVEALGEVAILKDNINQMIANLRETTQKNTEQDWLKTNLAKFTRMLQGQRDLETVSKLILSELAPLVGAQHGVFYLMDAGEQQQAYLKLLSSYAYRERKHLANRFHLGEGLVGQCALEKERILLTEIPSDYVKISSGLGEASPLNAVVLPVLFEGQVTAVIELASFRRFSEIHLTFFDQLTESIAIVLNTIAASMRTEELLKQSQSLAEELQTQQNELKETNKRLEQQAQSLKTSEDLLKKQQEELQQTNAELEEKAELLALQKKEVERKNLEIEQARRSLEEKAEQLALSSKYKSEFLANMSHELRTPLNSLLILAKLLTDNIDGNLSTKQVEYSRTIYSAGNDLLALINDILDLAKIESGTMSIDMSQMLVTDLRDQTERTFRQIAQDKGLSFSIETGADLPKAVYTDPKRLLQVLKNLLSNAFKFTERGEVRLRIEVAKQGWSMNQESLNRAPMVVAFSVIDTGIGIAPEKQKVIFEAFQQADGTTSRKYGGTGLGLSISREIARLFGGEITLVSNVSQGSTFTFYLPQFDSDSTFILPEPTSQLVLTPNSPLPTPSSPLLEDDRIDIQNSDRVLLIVEDDIHFARILLDMAQQQGFKVIAAQSGTNGLALAQQFQPAGILLDIRLPDMDGWTVLDRLKHDANTRHIPVHIMTVEEGKRRSLQLGALAYLQKPASSESISEALNKIKGFVERRVKNLLVVEDDDTQRHSIVELIGNSDVATTAVATGTAALEAINAQPFDCLVLDLGLPDMNGFELLQQIKQQPNGESLPIIIYTGIELTKAQEIELRRITETIIVKDVRSPERLLDETTLFLHRVQANLPEPKRQILEQLHARDYILANKNVLIIDDDVRNIFALTSMLERYHMQVLYAENGRDGITMLETTPDIDVILMDVMMPEMDGYETTRLIRQNNRFITLPIIALTAKAMQGDREKCIESGASDYITKPVDIEQLLSLLRVWLYR; encoded by the coding sequence ATGGCAACCGAACAGTTAACCAGAGAAAGCGACAATCTTGATTTAAAACAATTGCTGAAAACACTCACTGCTGTGAAAAAAGGTGACTTTTCGGTGCGGATGTCCGTGGAAAATACTGGTTTGGCAGGTAAAATTGCTGACACGCTCAACGATATTATTGAGCAAAATGAACGTATGGCGTTAGAACTCCAGCGCATTGGGAATGTGGTTGGGAAAGAAGGGAAAATTACAGAACGCGCCTCTTTAGGAACTGTGCGGGGTTCTTGGTCAGATTGTGTGAATTCTGTCAATACTCTAATTACAGATTTAGTCCAACCAACAGCCGAAACTACAAGGGTGATTCGCGCGGTGGCAAATGGGGATTTGTCTCAAACCATCGCCACAGAAATAGATGGTAAACCCCTCAAAGGCGAGTTTCTGCAAACAGCCAATATTGTTAACACAATGGTAGATCGGCTGGGTTCTTTTGCGAGTGAAGTTACCAGGGTAGCGCGGGAAGTGGGGACGGAAGGTAAACTCGGTGTCCAAGCGGAAGTGCGGGGTGTGGCGGGAACTTGGAAAGACCTTACCGATAATGTGAATTTGATGGCGGGAAATTTGACGGGTCAGGTACGTAATATTGCGGAAGTTGCCACAGCGATCGCCAATGGTGACTTGTCCAAAAAAATCACAGTCAATGTCAAAGGGGAAATTCTGGAACTGAAAAACACCGTTAATACAATGGTGGATCAGTTGAACTCTTTTGCATCGGAAGTTACCAGGGTGGCGCGGGAAGTGGGGACGGAAGGTAAACTCGGTGTCCAAGCCGAAGTGCGGGGTGTGGCGGGAACCTGGAAAGACCTCACCGATAATGTGAATTTGATGGCGGGAAATCTGACAGGACAAGTACGTAATATTGCGGAAGTGGCGACAGCGATCGCCAATGGTGATTTATCGAAGAAAATCACTGTGGATGTGAAGGGCGAAATTCTGGAGTTGAAGAACACTATCAATATTATGGTGGATCAACTCAGTTCATTTGTGTCAGAAGTAACAAGGGTGGCGCGGGAAGTCGGAAGCGAAGGAAAACTTGGTGTCCAAGCTGATGTTAAAGGTGTGGCGGGGACATGGAAAGATTTAACCGACAGCGTAAACTTCATGGCGGGGAGTTTGACAGCCCAGGTACGGAACATCGCGGAAGTGACAACGGCGGTGGCGAATGGGGACTTGTCGAAGAAAATCACCGTGGATGTGAAGGGTGAAATTCTGGAGTTGAAGAACACTATTAATACAATGGTGGATCAACTCAATTCCTTCGCCTCTGAGGTAACTAGAGTAGCTAGAGAGGTGGGTACAGAAGGAAAACTGGGTGTCCAAGCCGAAGTGCGGGGTGTGGCGGGAACTTGGAAAGACCTCACTGATAATGTGAATTTGATGGCGGGCAATTTAACAGGACAGGTACGTAATATTGCGGAAGTTGCAACAGCGATCGCAAATGGTGATTTATCGAAGAAAATCACTGTAGATGTAAAGGGCGAAATTCTAGAGTTGAAAAACACAATCAATATCATGGTGGATCAACTTAGTTCCTTTGCATCAGAAGTCACCAGGGTGGCGCGGGAGGTCGGAAGTGAGGGTAAGTTAGGTGTCCAAGCCGATGTGCGCGGTGTGGCGGGGACTTGGAAAGACTTAACCGACAGCGTGAATTTCATGGCGGGGAGTTTGACAGCCCAGGTAAGGAACATCGCGGAAGTGACAACGGCGGTGGCGAATGGTGACTTGTCCAAGAAAATCACTGTGGATGTGAAGGGTGAAATTCTGGAGTTGAAGAACACGATTAATACAATGGTGGATCAACTTAATTCCTTCGCTAGTGAAGTAACGCGGGTGGCGCGTGAGGTCGGAAGTGAAGGTAAATTAGGAGTCCAAGCGGAAGTTCGCGGGGTGGCGGGGACGTGGAAGGATTTGACTGACTCGGTAAACTTCATGGCGGGAAGTTTGACAGCCCAGGTAAGAAATATTGCGGATGTGACAACGGCGGTGGCGAATGGGGACTTGTCGAAGAAAATCACTGTGGATGTGAAGGGTGAAATTTTGGAGTTGAAGAACACTATCAATACAATGGTGGATCAACTCAGTTCCTTTGCATCGGAGGTAACGCGGGTGGCGCGTGAAGTGGGTACAGAAGGAAAACTGGGTGTTCAAGCGGAAGTGCGCGGTGTGGCGGGAACTTGGAAAGACTTAACAGGTGCGGTGAATATGATGGCGGGGAACCTCACCGACCAAGTACGTAGTATAGCGGAAGTTGCAACCGCGATCGCCAACGGGGACTTATCGAAAAAAATCACTGTCCAAGTTAAAGGCGAAATCCTGGAGTTGAAAAACACGATTAATATCATGGTGGATCAACTCAACTCCTTCGCCAGTGAAGTAACGCGGGTGGCGCGTGAGGTAGGAAGTGAAGGTAAGTTAGGTGTCCAAGCAGATGTTAAAGGTGTGGCGGGGACATGGAAAGATTTAACCGACAGCGTGAATTTCATGGCGGGAAGTTTGACAGCCCAGGTACGCAACATCGCAGCAGTCACAACGGCGGTGGCGAATGGCGACTTATCCAAGAAAATCTCTGTGGATGTGAAGGGTGAAATTTTGGAGTTGAAAAACACCGTCAATACAATGGTGGATCAACTTAATTCCTTTGCGTCGGAAGTAACGAGAGTAGCGCGGGAGGTGGGAACGGAAGGTAAACTTGGTGTTCAAGCCGAAGTCAAAGGTGTGGCGGGGACATGGAAAGACCTCACCGACAGCGTGAATTTCATGGCGGGAAGTTTGACAGCCCAGGTAAGAAACATCGCGGAAGTGACAACGGCGGTGGCGAATGGGGACTTATCCAAAAAAATCACCGTGGATGTGAAGGGTGAAATTTTGGAGTTGAAGAACACTATCAATACAATGGTGGATCAACTTAATTCCTTCGCGTCGGAGGTAACGAGAGTAGCCAGAGAGGTGGGTACAGAAGGTAAACTCGGTGTCCAAGCTTATGTGCGTGGCGTTGGTGGGACGTGGAAAGACCTCACCGATAACGTCAACTCAATGGCGGGGAATCTGACAGCCCAGGTAAGGAACATCGCGGAAGTCACCAAGGCGGTGGCGAATGGGGACTTGTCGAAGAAAATCACCGTGGATGTGAAGGGTGAAATTCTCGACTTGAAGAACACGATTAATACAATGGTGGATCAACTCAGTTCCTTCGCCAGTGAGGTAACGCGGGTGGCGCGAGAGGTGGGAACGGAAGGAAAATTAGGCGGTCAAGCTTTGGTACAAGGTGTGGCGGGAACCTGGAAAGACCTCACCGATAATGTCAACTCAATGGCGGGTAACTTAACCGCCCAAGTGCGAGGAATTGCGCGAGTTGTTACCGCCGTGGCGAATGGAGATTTGAAGCGGAAATTGATGTTAGATGCGAAGGGTGAAATTGAAACCTTAGCGGAAACCATCAATGAAATGATTGATACCCTAGCGACCTTTGCCAATCAGGTCACAACCGTAGCGAGGGAAGTAGGAATTGAGGGTAAACTTGGTGGTCAAGCCAGGGTACCAGGGGCGGCGGGAACCTGGAAAGACCTGACAGATAACGTAAATGAACTAGCCGCGACTTTGACAACACAGCTACGGGCGATCGCAGAAGTAGCGACGGCGGTAACAAAAGGCGACTTAACCCGGTCAATTTCCGTGGAAGCACTAGGAGAAGTGGCAATCCTCAAAGACAACATCAACCAGATGATTGCCAATTTGCGCGAGACAACCCAAAAGAACACCGAACAAGACTGGTTAAAGACTAACCTCGCCAAGTTTACCCGGATGTTGCAAGGTCAGCGCGACTTAGAAACAGTCTCCAAACTCATTCTCTCGGAACTTGCACCATTAGTAGGCGCACAACATGGCGTATTTTACTTAATGGATGCAGGCGAACAACAACAAGCATATCTAAAATTACTCAGCAGCTACGCTTACCGCGAACGCAAACATCTCGCCAACCGTTTCCATTTGGGCGAAGGTTTGGTAGGACAATGCGCTTTAGAAAAAGAGCGAATTTTGTTAACGGAAATCCCCAGCGATTATGTCAAGATTAGTTCTGGTTTGGGTGAAGCTTCTCCACTCAACGCTGTAGTTTTACCTGTGTTGTTTGAAGGACAAGTCACCGCCGTGATTGAGTTAGCTTCCTTCCGGCGCTTTAGTGAGATTCATTTAACCTTCTTCGACCAACTCACCGAAAGTATTGCGATCGTTCTCAATACTATCGCCGCTTCCATGCGTACCGAAGAATTACTCAAACAATCGCAATCTTTAGCCGAAGAACTGCAAACTCAGCAAAACGAACTCAAAGAAACCAACAAACGCCTCGAACAACAAGCCCAGTCTCTCAAAACTTCCGAAGACTTACTCAAGAAACAACAAGAAGAACTCCAACAAACCAACGCCGAACTCGAAGAAAAAGCCGAATTACTGGCGTTGCAAAAGAAAGAAGTTGAACGCAAAAACTTAGAAATTGAACAAGCGAGACGTTCTTTGGAAGAAAAAGCCGAACAATTGGCGCTGTCATCCAAATATAAATCCGAATTTCTGGCGAATATGTCCCATGAACTGCGGACACCATTAAATAGCTTGTTGATTTTAGCGAAGTTGTTAACCGATAACATCGATGGGAACCTCAGCACCAAACAAGTGGAATACAGCCGCACAATTTACTCGGCGGGGAATGACTTGTTGGCGTTAATTAACGACATTTTAGATTTAGCAAAAATTGAGTCGGGAACCATGTCCATTGATATGTCGCAGATGTTAGTGACAGATTTGCGAGATCAAACAGAACGCACCTTCCGCCAAATCGCCCAAGATAAAGGACTCAGTTTCAGCATTGAAACCGGTGCTGATTTACCAAAAGCCGTTTATACTGACCCAAAACGCTTGTTACAAGTCCTGAAAAATCTCCTTTCCAACGCCTTTAAATTTACCGAACGGGGAGAGGTACGCTTACGCATTGAAGTCGCCAAGCAGGGGTGGAGTATGAATCAAGAAAGCTTGAACCGCGCCCCAATGGTAGTCGCCTTTTCCGTAATCGATACAGGAATTGGTATCGCCCCGGAAAAACAAAAAGTGATTTTTGAAGCCTTCCAACAAGCGGACGGTACTACCAGCCGCAAATACGGCGGTACAGGTTTAGGTTTATCCATCAGCCGCGAAATCGCCCGTTTATTTGGTGGCGAGATCACCTTGGTAAGTAACGTCAGTCAAGGTAGTACATTTACCTTCTACTTACCCCAATTTGATTCCGACTCCACCTTCATTCTGCCAGAACCCACATCTCAACTAGTTCTCACTCCCAACTCCCCACTCCCAACTCCCTCCTCCCCCCTTCTAGAAGACGATCGCATTGATATCCAAAACAGCGATCGCGTATTATTAATCGTTGAAGATGACATTCATTTTGCTCGCATTCTCTTGGATATGGCGCAGCAGCAAGGTTTTAAAGTCATCGCCGCCCAAAGTGGTACTAATGGTTTAGCCCTCGCCCAACAATTCCAACCCGCCGGGATTTTACTCGATATCCGCTTACCTGATATGGATGGTTGGACTGTCCTCGACAGGTTAAAGCATGATGCAAATACTCGTCACATTCCGGTTCACATCATGACCGTCGAAGAAGGTAAACGCCGGAGTTTACAATTAGGGGCATTAGCTTATTTGCAAAAACCTGCCAGCAGTGAAAGTATCTCGGAAGCTTTAAATAAAATCAAAGGTTTTGTCGAACGACGGGTGAAGAATTTACTGGTAGTAGAAGATGACGACACCCAACGCCATAGCATTGTTGAGTTAATTGGTAACAGCGATGTCGCCACAACCGCCGTCGCCACAGGTACAGCCGCCTTAGAAGCAATTAACGCCCAACCCTTTGATTGTCTCGTCCTCGATTTAGGGCTACCCGACATGAATGGGTTTGAACTGCTTCAGCAAATCAAACAGCAGCCAAACGGCGAATCATTACCCATCATTATTTACACTGGGATTGAATTAACCAAAGCCCAAGAAATTGAACTACGACGCATTACCGAGACTATCATCGTCAAAGATGTGCGATCGCCCGAACGCCTCCTTGATGAAACGACATTATTTTTACATCGAGTCCAAGCAAATTTACCAGAACCCAAACGCCAAATTCTTGAACAACTCCACGCCCGTGATTACATCCTGGCAAACAAAAATGTATTAATTATTGATGATGATGTCCGTAATATCTTTGCCTTGACCAGTATGTTAGAACGCTATCACATGCAGGTGCTGTATGCTGAAAATGGCAGAGATGGCATCACCATGTTAGAAACTACACCCGATATTGATGTGATCTTAATGGATGTAATGATGCCAGAAATGGACGGTTACGAAACTACGCGCTTAATTCGCCAAAATAACCGATTCATCACCTTACCAATTATTGCCCTCACCGCCAAAGCCATGCAAGGCGATCGCGAAAAGTGCATCGAGTCCGGCGCATCCGATTACATCACCAAACCCGTAGATATTGAACAATTACTGTCTTTACTGCGCGTTTGGCTATATCGGTAA
- the cls gene encoding cardiolipin synthase, whose protein sequence is MLVDISILTFLSAATVVVHGLGIAHAAHAVMTVRSSRGAIAWSISLVTFPWLALPLYWILGRTKFHGYAEALRSVFSEHQKLVHKAYREITKFQVVIPEKLKSLAPLAETFTGVAFTSGNAAELLIDGQQTYPAMLRAIASAKNYILLQSYIVDDDESGHKFQAALIAKAQQGIRIYFLYDEIGSNKLPRTYINSLRQNFIQVSAFHTTKGRGNRFQLNFRNHRKILVVDGEIAFTGGLNIGNDYVGKNRRLSPWRDTHIKLQGPTVQSLQSSFLQDWYWANRQVIDVNWQVQPNWEANQTALILPTGPADKHKACQLFFVNAINQAQTRLWIATPYFVPDDSTLTALKLAAMRGVDVRIILPNRPDHLFVYLCSFSYYNEMKPINIKFYRYKHGFMHQKIILIDNDLAGVGTVNLDNRSFFLNFEVMSFIIDGQFVNSVEKMLKTDLAASVTVDFAEYEQKPLWFKLAVRISRLLTPLL, encoded by the coding sequence ATGCTTGTAGACATTAGCATCCTCACTTTTTTGAGTGCAGCTACCGTTGTCGTTCATGGCTTGGGAATTGCCCATGCTGCCCATGCAGTCATGACTGTGCGTTCTTCCCGTGGTGCGATCGCCTGGAGTATTTCGTTAGTTACATTTCCCTGGCTGGCTTTACCTTTATACTGGATTTTAGGCAGAACTAAATTTCATGGCTATGCTGAAGCCTTACGTTCAGTCTTTTCTGAACATCAAAAATTAGTTCACAAAGCGTATAGAGAAATCACTAAATTTCAAGTTGTCATCCCCGAAAAATTAAAATCACTAGCACCATTAGCAGAAACATTTACAGGCGTTGCTTTTACATCAGGTAATGCGGCAGAATTACTCATTGATGGACAGCAAACATATCCAGCAATGTTAAGGGCGATCGCCTCGGCGAAAAACTATATTTTGCTGCAATCTTACATCGTTGATGATGATGAATCAGGTCATAAATTTCAAGCCGCTTTAATTGCGAAAGCACAGCAAGGCATTCGGATTTATTTTCTCTACGATGAAATTGGTTCTAACAAATTACCTCGCACTTATATCAACTCTCTACGCCAAAATTTTATTCAAGTCAGCGCATTTCATACCACCAAAGGTAGAGGTAATCGTTTTCAGCTTAACTTTCGCAACCATCGCAAAATTTTAGTAGTCGATGGTGAAATTGCATTTACTGGTGGTTTAAATATTGGCAATGATTACGTCGGGAAAAATCGCCGTCTCAGTCCTTGGCGCGACACTCATATAAAATTGCAAGGGCCGACTGTTCAAAGTCTACAAAGTTCTTTTTTACAAGATTGGTATTGGGCAAATCGTCAAGTTATCGATGTTAACTGGCAAGTGCAACCCAACTGGGAAGCCAACCAAACAGCATTAATTTTACCCACAGGCCCCGCCGACAAACACAAAGCTTGTCAACTTTTTTTCGTGAATGCTATCAATCAAGCTCAAACTCGCCTGTGGATAGCGACTCCCTATTTTGTTCCAGATGATTCAACTCTGACAGCTTTAAAGTTAGCAGCAATGCGCGGTGTAGATGTCCGCATTATTTTACCAAACCGACCAGATCACTTATTTGTTTATCTTTGTTCCTTTTCTTATTACAATGAAATGAAACCCATCAATATCAAGTTTTATCGCTACAAACATGGGTTCATGCACCAAAAAATCATCCTCATCGATAATGATTTAGCAGGAGTAGGTACAGTTAACCTGGATAATCGCTCATTTTTTCTCAACTTTGAAGTTATGAGTTTTATTATCGATGGTCAATTTGTCAACAGCGTTGAGAAAATGCTAAAAACCGATTTAGCTGCTTCTGTAACCGTAGATTTTGCCGAATATGAGCAAAAACCTTTGTGGTTCAAGTTAGCTGTGAGAATCTCTCGTTTACTCACTCCTTTGTTGTAG
- a CDS encoding endonuclease/exonuclease/phosphatase family protein — MSEFKENIASFARQFVPSYRFIRTHESTLGNSHELQTELKPHSIKVLNWNIAKNNFDKSWFKDFYLILRQYQPDLIFCQEVRMSVGVEQIIGFNKLSWAYAPNFIDTHHQTYSGILTAANISPLSKKAIVTKHYEPLVNTPKVSLITEYALAHQQTTLLTINSHLINFVDLTKFKTQLHEIELALSKHHGPIIFAGDFNTWNRQRAILLDKAVTKLGLKSVEFAPHESKKIKRFLLSPPLDYIFYRGLTEKSASAKVLDEINSSDHKPLLAEFSYVDM, encoded by the coding sequence ATGTCTGAGTTCAAAGAAAACATCGCCTCTTTCGCCAGACAGTTTGTTCCCTCTTATCGATTCATCCGAACCCATGAATCTACACTCGGTAACAGTCATGAACTGCAAACAGAACTAAAGCCTCACTCAATTAAGGTTTTAAACTGGAATATTGCTAAAAATAACTTTGACAAAAGTTGGTTTAAAGATTTTTACCTCATTCTGCGACAGTACCAACCTGATTTAATCTTCTGTCAAGAAGTCCGTATGAGTGTAGGCGTGGAACAAATTATTGGGTTTAACAAATTGAGTTGGGCTTATGCACCGAATTTTATTGATACCCATCATCAAACTTATTCAGGGATTTTAACAGCAGCTAATATTAGTCCTCTCAGCAAGAAAGCGATAGTTACTAAACACTATGAACCTTTAGTAAACACGCCCAAGGTTTCATTAATTACAGAATATGCTTTAGCTCACCAGCAAACAACCCTATTAACTATTAATAGTCACTTAATTAATTTTGTTGATTTAACCAAATTTAAAACTCAATTACATGAAATAGAATTGGCTTTATCCAAGCATCACGGGCCGATTATTTTTGCTGGTGATTTCAATACTTGGAATCGTCAACGAGCCATACTTTTAGATAAAGCTGTCACTAAATTAGGGTTAAAGTCGGTAGAATTTGCCCCTCATGAAAGTAAGAAGATTAAAAGGTTCCTTTTGTCACCACCCCTAGATTATATTTTTTATCGAGGATTAACTGAAAAATCCGCCAGTGCCAAAGTTTTAGACGAAATTAATTCATCCGATCACAAGCCATTGCTGGCAGAATTTAGTTATGTCGATATGTAA